The Medicago truncatula cultivar Jemalong A17 chromosome 7, MtrunA17r5.0-ANR, whole genome shotgun sequence genome includes the window AAATGTGTTTGTGACCTACTCCATCAAGTCACATTTATAAGaaagtattgttttttttttttaaaaaaaaaattaattgaataattgatctATCTAGACTATGATATAGttcagatacatcaattattatttaatgaatccaaaaagaaaataattgtttataaaTGTGAGCATAGAGCATAGGGAGTACCAAGTATTTacaacatttatacctacatgGTATAGAAAAAGGTATATATAAAGACTTCAATGAATTTCCACTTATATATATCTAAAGTAAAAGCCTTTGAATTCATCACTTCAATCATAGACTCACattcaaaaaattaacttcatttCAATGGCACCATCTTCAAATTTTGTTCATATAATGGTAGTTCTTAGTTTAGTTTTGATATTAGGTGTTATTGTTCCTAAAGGTGAAGCTAGGAGAAGAGCTTTTTTTGTATTTGGAGATTCACTTGTTGATAATGGAAATAACAATTATTTGCTTACAACTGCTCGTGCTGATTCTCCTCCTTATGGAATTGATTATCCAACTCGTAAACCAACTGGTCGTTTTTCAAATGGCTTCAATATTCCTGATCTTATCAGCTAAGTTTccatgcatatttttttatttttttttgcttaaattcAATTTTGTCCTTCCAATTTATACAGATTCATGAATTTAGACCACCAACTTTAATATCCCAAAAACGTTGCTTCccattttaaaatctttaaaaaatatctcTAGACACTGAATTTGAGgcttatttttgttgatgtgTAGCTAAATAATGTGTTGGTCGATCGCTGGATGAAGTGTCACATAATTTTAAACGATGTTTCGTTTTCAAGAAACAAcgttttacattttatttatattcaaactttttttttttgtcaagatgggaaataaaatgacaaaattggaTACAAAAATAGACCCCAAATTTATGGGCgacttttttttatgaaattttaaaaattgagagattatattttttaaaattttgacttcctattccaattttttttccttaaaaataataattggaaTAGGAAGTAAAAAATCCGAAAAAAGTGCatttaaatctatttttttttcctcatcaTGTCTAAAAACAATGATATTGTAACATCAAatctttgtttttcaaataGTAGAACACATTTATAACAAACTATGCTTTTTCAGGTCAGCAACTTGGTACTGTGTCTACTTTACCATATTTGAGCCCAGAATTAAAAGGACGTAAACTTCTAATTGGTGCCAATTTTGGTTCAGCTGGAATTGGAATCCTTAATGATACCGGAGTTCAATTTGTAAGTAGTTTAATCACAGACACACTCTCTCTGCTACATTTACTAGTTCATATAATGCATACTCAAATAATACATGTTATAAGttttcgtgagcttagctcagttggcagtGACAATGCATatcataatatatgcaagttccgaggttcgaaccccggcaccacaaaaaaataataatacatgcTATAAGTTAGTGGCCAAATTACATGTGACACTGTAAACCTTGATAATGCAGCTTTTGTTTGCAGATAAATGTGGTAAAAATGCATACACAACTAGATTACTTTGAAGAGTATCAACAACGATTAACGACTTTAATCGGCGGTTCGCGGACTAGAAGACTTGTTAATAAAGCATTGTTTCTTATGACAGTTGGAGGCAATGATTTTGTAAACAACTATTACCTTGTACCTTCTTCTTCAAGGTCTCGCCAATATCCATTACCACACTATGTCAAGTTTCTCATTTGTGAGTACAGAAAGCACTTGCAGGTAAAACCgtacatacaatttttttttccaattcttACTTGgcaaaaaatgttaaatttggATCCGTTTGTTTGCATATAATacaaaagtgattttgatattacataatttgaaaaaacctatgttatgtttgtttactgtaaagaaaattaattttaaaaaaaataacggagtcgaaaaaaaaattaatatttccatttttttaaaaaagttttgatccttttttttttttttttttatcaaaacaaagattttaatatttaacatttagattttttttaagaagatttagagttttattttaaaaccatAAGTTATAAAATGCGTCTGTTTACCACAGTAAAAttcaccttttaaaaaaatgtcatcaataatttattttttaaagtgataatatttaggaaaaaaaatatgtttttcaagaaaaaattgtaacaaacgaGTCCTTAATAAATTCTTATGAAACTTAATGCAGAGGCTATATGATTTGGGCGCTCGGCGAGTTCTAGTCACTGGAACAGGACCATTGGGTTGTGCTCCTGCAGAACTCGCTACACGTAGCACAAATGGCGAATGTTCTATGGAACTACAACGTGGTGCAGCATTGTACAACCCTCAACTTGAACAAATGTTACAACGACTCAATAGGAAACTTGGCAGTGACATTTTCATTGCTGCAAATACAGCACAAATGCACAAAGACTTTGTTACTAATCCAACAGCTTATGGTACTAATACTTTATATTAGACTCTATTGCCaactttcattttcaacaactagTTTCTCATTATTGAAGTAACAAATAGATTAGTaacatttaatttatgttgttgaattaattgTGTAGGATTTGTTACATCAAAAGTAGCTTGTTGTGGGCAAGGACCCTATAATGGCATTGGAGTGTGCACAACATTGTCCAACTTGTGCCCTAACAGAGACTTGTATGTATTTTGGGATCCATTCCATCCATCTGAAAAGGCAAATAGACTTATTGTGGAGCAAATAATGTCAGGTTCAACAAGATACATGAAGCCAATGAACCTTAGCACCATTCTTTTATTGGATGCTAGCACATGAATTAGATTAATGGCCTTATCAATCATGATCTTGGTCACAGCACTGCTTATTGTAATCAAGTTTATTCTTAATTTGTAAGAAGCTGTTAAGTGTGTTATTTCCATAGTCTAATCAAGGTGTTACTTTGCTTTCTTCCACATACCTTGTAGGTTTGACCACTTTAATCTCACATCAAAAGATTCTCATTTGTAGGGACGGATATAATATGGGGCAATGGGGTCATTCGATCTCATTTGGCTAGtttatttttaaccaatatattattattgtctTTGTATAGTTTATTCATAACAGTACAACAAATTATTATACTAAGAGATGTGTTAGAAATTGATGTTCTCTTTAATACCTACTCTTTTGTGATTGTgtaaatctttaaaaaatgtagagaatcagataaaataataaaggagGCTAAAAAAGATGCTAAGGGTTTCATCAGTATACTATTAGCATAGTCATGACATATCAAAACAAAGGCTGTAAGATAATGTATGATAATACCTAATGGACTCGAATACTAATTTGGAAACATAAAAAGTCCAATAACATAAAATCTATTATGTAACACTTACTTTCAAACTCATGATGCATCAGCAAAAAGCATCAAGAGTTTgtcaaactaaaataaaatgaacaacATACTTGATAATATAAACTCAAAACATTCGATGTGTAAACACAATCCATCAAACTAAAGTTTACTAAGCTTTAAACTTAATACAAAATCAACCATGCAAATAAACCTAGCCAACTAAGACAATAACTAATAGCCAAAAACAATGTCTTTGCCCACAAGGCACGGGCACTAGGTGCCTATAGCCATGCGCAAGGCGCATGTGTGTGGTGTTATGGCCGCCATGAGCCTACTTCCATTTGATAGGCGCCTCCCTCATGTGCCCAGGCTTGTGCTAGGCGCATGCATGAGGGTGTTGTTTTGGCCCTGGAACTTCGATTTCTTTGTCTTTTTGGGTGTTTTCTTCCACATAAGATGTCTTGGAACTTGGGAACATAATTTCTCTCTTTGTAAATTATTATGAGGCTTCTTGAATCCTCATTCTTTCATCTTCCCAAAGTCCTCACAAATCTTCAGATGTTTTGATCTGctgatttgcatgatttctttgTGAATGACGTCAAACCACcctaaaaattatatgtttcgggaagaatagaattacatactcaaatatagaaaataatacaaatatcccAAAATAATAAGCAATTAATCTAATACTCATCTATTCTGGATGTAAAACTTACttaaaatgactgaaaaacatgctacgaataacgtaagatgacatgtcatcaATTGTCATCGGAGGCTGATTACGTATGGCGGTGGTGGGTTATGATTAGTTTAGAGAAAGTGACGAAGAACGGTAATGATATCGCCAGAGCAATGCATTTTTTAGTAAATACAATTAAAACTCACTCTTTCTCGAGTGCTTAACACCTTTTTTATACACCATAAAGATATCAaataattgtattatatttGTTGCATGCTTAAGGATTAAATCATACACGAAAAgttgaaaaattagtttatttcAACTTTAACGATGTTGAatttatgatgttttcaatataCTATACCAGTTTGAAAAAGAGtaagataaaaattaattttcaacttaACTGTTAAAATGATTCTTTTAGGTGGCGGAGATGGAAAAAATGTGTGATATATCTTAATCCAGGCCATGTTGATAATGTCAAATTTATGTGATAAGGatatcttaataaataatattctgccatatttcatttcattgtcaTCATCTTATAGTACAAAATCATAACTTTAAGGCCCGTGAAATGTgggaataaaaacaattttttaatgcGTGCACAAAAACCAAATGACAGCTTCTAAAATATTCTAGCATAAAGTATATAATTTACGATTCTTTTTCTAAAGGCAGAACTCATTCTTCTCAAAACACGCAGTAGCCTTTACGACACTTAAGAACATAATTTTTCGCCCATGGACAATCTTTATCTGTTAGACAAGGAACATGAATATGTAAATTAGAGAAATCACATACTATCATGACAAGAAATATGGAAACAAATAGaatcataacataaataaacttCAGAGTTTCAACCATTTTTTTCGCTCTTTGCATATGaaaaatagaatataatttgatatatttatagtgtATAAAGTTTATGctctcataaaaataattacttggtttagtaattttaaaatttttaaaaacaccCTTCATAAAATTAGAATATTTACTAAATGCCTATTGATTATATCAAAGTGTTGTGTTTGTCCTTTCCACCAGAGCTGAATATTATTTAGCTAATTAACTTTTCGCTAtacattttccttcaaaaaagttcattatattttttaacctTTGGTGACAACAAagggaaaataattattttggaccATGGTAAAATTATCTACGGATATAATTTACCGTTGGGATGAGAACATATTTATGCACAGGTAGAATCTACatgatcaatttattttttgatttaattaCGAGATCATAATAAATGTGAGGCATTTGCTAAAATCGTTTGTCTGAATAGTATCACAGAATTTCTTTTAAGGTTAATAGTGATTTAccctcctgtaatataggtcattttcgatttATCCATCTAAGAAATTTTCGGTTTGGAATTCGTCctcgcaattttttttttctttcggaaAACTCCCCTCCCCCGACCAACTCAATAGAATCTAATATGTGACATTGACttgacatttttttcatttttaattggccacgtgtaaaaaaatcttttcacataagattttatttttaaaatatctggaattttttttttaaatccaaaaaacaaggaaaaatatttagattttttttcaaaaaataaaaaatcgaacACTACAATTTTATCCCCTCCCCCATCCAAATcgaacataaaaaaataaaagttaaaacacaacatattttcaaCAGTGTTTTAGATTTCAtccaacattacaattttatttccaTGAATAATGTTCCCAACAACGTAGATCAAATTAAAATGTAGACAAAAACTAATCCTATTTCGTAATAAATAAGAAAGGCTAAAGTTTTAATCATTCTCTAGGAGTTCAAGTAGTGCATAAATATCTTTTTGATagaaaaagcaaagaagaaactcaacaagagaaaaaatatgtcattttattaaaattttcattgaatttctatgagtattggtctagataatatatatttaattagtgttttttttatattgcggTTTGGTTCCGTTTGgttggtaaaatcaaaaccgCAAACTGAACCAAACTATGCGGTTGAGTAAAATAATGATCCGAATATATCCGAACCAAATGCGATTTTTACGATTTCGATTTAGATTGGTTCAATTatggtttttcttttggattgaTTCAATTTTGAACACCCTTACTTTGTTAtacatatttcttttaatttttttaagttggTAGCCGAGGATAGGAGTTTCTATCTATTAAATTAAACTAACCTTGTTCGTTTAGTTTTTTGGAAGTTGTTTTAGCTGTACAAGCCGTTAAACTACTAATAAGTGGAGTTTCTGGAAATTGGTTTAGTAGTCCATGTCAAGTTGTATAAATTTTACAGTTCAATTTTGTACAAATTAATTAATCTCAAACTCATTCATTATAAAAAGCAAAATGCTTTTTTCAAAAGATCCACAAACATAACTAAGAGACATAATTCTAACTATtggtttaattttataattcaaaagcTGGACAATTTCACAGTTCTTTTTTTAAGTTTGCTAATTTTGGGGATTGCATATATGTAGTAGTTGTTATTGAAAATAACAGagctgaaaaagaaaaataaacacaatcacaacacaaaaatataatgtggaaattctaaataaataaaaaaacaaatcacgTTCATTGTCTAAACCGACAACTAGATCATTATTAGTATGTGAAATTGTTTACTACATACTGACTTCTCTCACTCTCACCCCAACACAATCTCCACCATAAACAGTATTCTTCACTTGAAATTGAACCATTCTTAGAATTTCTTCACGTCGAAACTTTGCCGAAAGATTATGGTGCAACTCCCATGTTGGCTTTTAGGAAGTTCTTCAGCCATCGACATATGTCATCACACACCTTGCATCATTGCCAACCAATGCCTGTGTGTTGTTCTAAATCGACTAGTAATAACCAGTCCTTTTGCATGGTATAGAGGAAACTCCATAAGGACACACTTTATTTTCTAGATAAGATTATCATCTCCCAAAACAAGGGAGACATTGCTAGCACTTGCCTCAAAGTCTTTTTCAGAAACTGCTGAAAGTCTTTTTCAGAAACTGCTCATCCTGGACAATTTCTCTTTAAAATCCCAGACATTCCACACTTCCACCACGACTGATGTGTTgattaggcaagtgtaccaaattatttaccaagtaataaagtgatataTAATTgcctttttgttaaaaaaatctttattgaTGTATGAGTTATTAAATTAAGAagtatgttatttgaacaactactTTATGACATCTTATGGGTAATCAAAGATATACAAAATTATGTATGTACTGATacgaaaattaaaacaatagatagaaaataattaaaaacaatagataattgttttaaaagttgtcgcaaaatagttgtacaaatatcatttctcataaattaatattaagatAATGCTGATATTTGTTTTATAAGATTTTTATAGCAGAAAACcattatttgaatttttctttgttcGTTGACCTATATAACGGTCTCCAAAACGCTGAAATTAACGTGGCATCGAGAAAAATCAACTAATAGAACAAACAAGTGTTCACACCAATGAATAGCCGCCTATTTGGTTTATATTTGAGACAAAACTCAATAGtgtcaaaaaatatgtattaaactcgttgacaaaatataatttcttattCAATGTTTTCTTTGCAACTTGAATTTTCA containing:
- the LOC25497478 gene encoding GDSL esterase/lipase At5g33370 translates to MAPSSNFVHIMVVLSLVLILGVIVPKGEARRRAFFVFGDSLVDNGNNNYLLTTARADSPPYGIDYPTRKPTGRFSNGFNIPDLISQQLGTVSTLPYLSPELKGRKLLIGANFGSAGIGILNDTGVQFINVVKMHTQLDYFEEYQQRLTTLIGGSRTRRLVNKALFLMTVGGNDFVNNYYLVPSSSRSRQYPLPHYVKFLICEYRKHLQRLYDLGARRVLVTGTGPLGCAPAELATRSTNGECSMELQRGAALYNPQLEQMLQRLNRKLGSDIFIAANTAQMHKDFVTNPTAYGFVTSKVACCGQGPYNGIGVCTTLSNLCPNRDLYVFWDPFHPSEKANRLIVEQIMSGSTRYMKPMNLSTILLLDAST